In Flammeovirgaceae bacterium 311, one DNA window encodes the following:
- a CDS encoding glycosyltransferase/acetylmuramyl pentapeptide phosphotransferase (COG0472 UDP-N-acetylmuramyl pentapeptide phosphotransferase/UDP-N-acetylglucosamine-1-phosphate transferase) codes for MYLSLLIAFVWALIVSLFTVPSVIHISHTKKLLDEPNHRTIHEMLTPRLGGLAIFAGFMSAVTIFGKFGDGVQQLLAGCIVMFFIGVKDDIITVSAFKKFFSQIVATFIVMFMGDIRISSLQGFMGVYELELGISYAFTFLVIVGITNAINLIDGLDGLAGTIILAISLCFGTFFYFYSIEYAFVAFCLAGGILGFLRYNMYKARIFMGDTGSLVSGFVIAVLSIKFMEIQAVPAAPATAVAVLFIPVFDTLRVFAIRISHGRSPFSPDKNHLHHRFLALGLPQIMVVTLMLMINMGMIVITILFSEWGSTVLLLTQVGLAVSISIMLEVFRRGEAKVYAKA; via the coding sequence ATGTACCTAAGTCTGCTGATCGCATTCGTGTGGGCACTGATTGTCTCGCTCTTCACTGTTCCTTCTGTTATACACATCAGCCATACAAAAAAGCTACTTGACGAGCCAAATCACCGCACCATTCACGAGATGCTAACGCCTCGTTTGGGTGGGTTGGCCATCTTTGCAGGCTTTATGTCTGCCGTAACCATATTTGGTAAGTTTGGAGATGGCGTTCAGCAGCTGCTGGCCGGCTGTATCGTTATGTTTTTTATTGGCGTCAAAGATGATATCATCACGGTATCGGCCTTTAAAAAATTCTTTTCGCAGATTGTAGCCACCTTTATTGTTATGTTCATGGGCGACATCCGCATTTCAAGCCTGCAGGGCTTTATGGGGGTTTATGAACTTGAGCTTGGCATCAGCTATGCCTTTACATTTCTGGTAATTGTGGGTATTACCAATGCCATTAACCTGATTGACGGCCTTGATGGCCTGGCCGGTACTATTATATTAGCAATATCACTTTGTTTCGGCACCTTCTTTTACTTCTATAGTATAGAATATGCTTTTGTTGCATTTTGCCTTGCTGGTGGTATCCTGGGCTTTTTACGTTATAATATGTATAAGGCCCGCATCTTTATGGGCGATACCGGTTCGCTTGTTTCCGGGTTTGTAATTGCGGTGCTTTCCATCAAATTTATGGAAATACAGGCTGTGCCTGCTGCACCGGCAACTGCAGTTGCTGTGCTGTTTATACCGGTGTTCGATACACTGCGCGTATTTGCCATACGCATCAGCCATGGCCGTTCGCCCTTTTCTCCCGATAAAAATCACCTGCATCACCGCTTTTTGGCCCTGGGCCTGCCACAGATTATGGTGGTAACCCTCATGCTGATGATTAACATGGGAATGATTGTAATAACAATTTTATTTTCTGAGTGGGGCAGCACAGTACTGCTGTTAACTCAGGTAGGGCTTGCAGTAAGTATCAGTATCATGTTGGAGGTGTTTCGCAGAGGGGAAGCTAAAGTGTATGCTAAAGCGTAG
- a CDS encoding hypothetical protein (COG4775 Outer membrane protein/protective antigen OMA87) — protein MIHPVEGQHVLQIQPHAQTDAPVVGRYRYQRQQPDSLAALQEAHLLLQQLYANGYLLARFSSLYQGSDSTLVKIKAGEPYSWVSLNKGNVEERLLQQAGYRERFYRQKPFSYQQVARLMQRLVQQAENSGYPFAMVRLDSLQIDDNSIAASLFYDAGPYITFDSLRIEGDVRIKHHFLAAHLGIIPGTPYSQQRIEEAIQHLEELPYIRLTEAPALSFQNREARLLLNLRRQPANRIDGILGMQSKPTGGILLTGQLDLFLQNPFGSGKTIAVNWQRLNEESQQLDLVYRHPYLLNSPVTVVLEGDLLKEQEQFLNRSARVALQARQKAGLLLSLEYQFKDTRLLDDARGENLASFRVHKYGVRGEYRKLDNLLLPRQGLVLGAEVLAGPKHISRMADGSTDNLGTNLQLTAALNAQSYWPIAARTVVAFGATAALLYDQNLFLPDLYRLGGLQSIRGFREKSLFASKYAVLQTELRQQLGNSSYVFLFYDQGLLQYKLPAANYQDWPLGAGAGLSLRAGAGQFNLVYALGHQQNQTISLRNSQVHFGYTSRF, from the coding sequence TTGATACACCCTGTTGAAGGCCAGCATGTGCTGCAAATACAGCCCCATGCCCAAACAGATGCCCCGGTTGTTGGCAGGTACCGCTACCAGCGCCAGCAGCCCGATTCGCTGGCAGCCCTGCAGGAAGCCCACCTCCTGCTGCAGCAGCTCTATGCCAATGGTTATTTGCTGGCCCGTTTTTCCAGTCTGTACCAGGGCTCTGATAGTACTTTGGTAAAAATAAAAGCTGGTGAACCTTATAGCTGGGTGAGCTTAAATAAAGGAAATGTAGAGGAGCGCCTTTTACAGCAGGCTGGCTACCGGGAGCGCTTTTACCGGCAAAAGCCATTTTCTTATCAGCAGGTTGCCCGTTTAATGCAGCGCCTCGTTCAGCAGGCAGAAAACAGCGGCTACCCGTTTGCAATGGTACGGCTGGATTCGCTGCAGATTGATGATAACAGCATTGCAGCCTCCCTTTTTTATGATGCCGGACCCTACATTACTTTCGATTCGCTCAGGATTGAAGGAGATGTACGTATTAAGCACCACTTTCTTGCGGCGCATCTGGGAATCATACCCGGCACTCCTTATAGCCAGCAGCGTATAGAAGAGGCCATACAGCATTTGGAAGAGCTGCCTTACATAAGACTTACAGAAGCCCCGGCGCTAAGTTTTCAGAATCGGGAGGCCAGGCTGCTGCTTAACCTGCGGAGGCAGCCGGCTAACCGTATCGATGGCATACTGGGCATGCAAAGCAAACCCACCGGCGGTATATTACTTACCGGTCAGCTGGATCTGTTTTTACAGAATCCATTCGGCAGCGGCAAAACAATTGCCGTTAACTGGCAGCGCTTAAATGAAGAATCACAACAGCTAGATTTGGTCTACAGGCACCCTTACCTGCTCAACTCTCCTGTTACAGTGGTGCTGGAGGGTGACTTATTAAAAGAGCAGGAACAATTTTTAAACAGAAGTGCAAGGGTGGCGCTACAGGCCAGGCAAAAAGCCGGGCTATTGCTTAGCCTGGAATACCAGTTTAAAGATACCCGCCTGCTGGATGATGCCCGGGGAGAAAACCTGGCCAGTTTCAGGGTGCACAAGTACGGAGTAAGGGGAGAATACAGAAAACTGGATAACCTGTTGCTGCCACGGCAGGGGCTTGTGCTGGGAGCCGAAGTGCTGGCAGGACCCAAGCATATTTCACGCATGGCCGATGGCAGTACAGATAATTTAGGCACCAATCTGCAACTGACTGCAGCCCTGAATGCCCAGAGCTACTGGCCAATTGCTGCCAGAACAGTAGTGGCTTTTGGAGCCACCGCTGCACTGCTCTACGATCAAAATTTGTTTTTACCAGACCTTTACAGGCTTGGCGGATTGCAATCTATCAGAGGTTTTAGGGAAAAATCACTTTTTGCCAGTAAATATGCCGTGCTGCAGACAGAACTTCGGCAGCAGCTAGGAAACTCTTCCTATGTTTTTCTGTTCTATGACCAGGGTTTGCTCCAGTATAAGCTCCCTGCTGCAAACTACCAGGATTGGCCTTTGGGCGCAGGTGCAGGCCTGAGTTTACGGGCAGGTGCCGGTCAGTTTAATCTGGTGTATGCCCTTGGCCATCAGCAAAATCAGACAATTTCACTCAGAAACTCACAAGTGCATTTTGGCTACACTAGTCGCTTCTGA
- a CDS encoding dioxygenase, isopenicillin N synthase (COG3491 Isopenicillin N synthase and related dioxygenases), with product MSQELYDEVPSLDLADFLSGDPARKQRFVQELGNAYQSIGFVAIKNHGLNDALTERLYATIKKFFALPDEVKMKYHRADLAGQRGYTPKGKEHAKGRNTGDLKEFYHVGQEVEGEDTIKSQYPDNVWPAEVPEMEEVCVTAYKTLEKAGKHMLQAIALFLGLDEFYFEDKVRNGNSILRPIHYYPIQNPDEVPEDAVRAAEHGDINLITLLMGASADGLQVLRRDGRWIPITALPEQVVVNVGDMLARHTNDRLKSTIHRVVNPPREKMNTSRFSIPFFMHPRSEMDLTVLPDCVDENNPKQYEDITAGEFLEQRLAEIGLLKK from the coding sequence ATGAGTCAGGAATTATACGATGAGGTACCATCGCTGGACCTCGCAGATTTTTTGAGTGGAGATCCTGCACGCAAACAACGATTTGTACAGGAGCTGGGCAACGCCTATCAGAGCATTGGTTTTGTAGCCATTAAAAATCATGGCTTAAATGATGCATTAACCGAGCGGTTATACGCTACCATTAAGAAGTTTTTTGCCTTGCCAGACGAGGTAAAAATGAAGTACCACCGGGCAGACCTGGCCGGCCAGCGGGGCTACACCCCCAAAGGCAAAGAGCACGCCAAGGGCCGCAACACCGGCGATCTGAAGGAGTTCTACCATGTAGGGCAGGAGGTTGAAGGAGAGGATACCATCAAAAGCCAGTACCCTGATAATGTATGGCCTGCCGAGGTGCCGGAAATGGAAGAGGTATGTGTTACTGCTTACAAAACCCTGGAGAAAGCAGGCAAACATATGCTACAGGCCATTGCCCTGTTTCTGGGGCTTGATGAATTTTATTTTGAAGACAAGGTACGTAACGGCAACAGCATCTTACGCCCTATCCATTACTATCCTATTCAAAACCCGGATGAGGTACCCGAAGATGCCGTTCGTGCAGCTGAGCATGGTGACATTAACTTGATTACCCTGCTGATGGGTGCCAGTGCGGATGGCCTGCAGGTATTGCGCCGCGATGGCCGTTGGATACCCATTACCGCTCTGCCCGAGCAGGTGGTGGTAAACGTAGGAGATATGTTGGCCCGCCATACCAACGACCGCCTTAAGAGTACCATACACCGTGTAGTAAATCCGCCCCGTGAAAAAATGAATACCAGCCGCTTTTCCATACCTTTCTTTATGCACCCACGCTCCGAAATGGACTTAACGGTGCTGCCTGATTGTGTGGATGAAAACAATCCCAAGCAGTATGAAGACATCACTGCCGGAGAGTTTCTGGAACAGCGTCTTGCTGAAATCGGTCTTTTAAAAAAATAA
- a CDS encoding chromate ion transporter (COG2059 Chromate transport protein ChrA), translating into MSLRHYIFLKDVFFFALSAFGGPQAHFAMMFDIFVRKRRYLTEQELIELNALCQILPGPTSTQTITAIGFRLGGPNLAYLTLLVWVIPGVTFMTCAAIAIHLLEKHNISLEFTKYIRPIAVGFVAFAAYRISFKVIQSKISLFLMVVSAVVSFFIRTPYVFPILLLAAGCVTAFDYKKHPKQEKDPFQVNWSNFLLWAGVLITAAVLGGLTNSLPVRLFENFYRNGSLIFGGGQVLVPLLYTEFVEFKHYLTSEEFLTGYGIAQSLPGPTFSFAAYIGAMSMQDGGIGRQLLGAFVASAGIFLPGTFLIFFVIRFWNRLKQYRPVKASLDGINAASAGLVIGAAILLFEPIQNTPVNIGFILVTFGLLLLSRVPSALIVLVGLLAGWIF; encoded by the coding sequence ATGAGCCTCAGGCATTATATTTTTTTAAAAGATGTATTCTTTTTTGCCTTAAGTGCATTTGGCGGACCACAGGCGCACTTCGCCATGATGTTCGATATTTTTGTACGCAAAAGGCGCTACCTTACCGAGCAGGAGCTCATTGAGCTGAATGCGCTCTGCCAGATACTTCCCGGTCCTACCTCAACCCAAACCATTACCGCCATTGGCTTCCGGCTGGGCGGGCCAAACCTGGCCTACCTTACCCTGCTGGTTTGGGTAATTCCGGGAGTTACTTTCATGACCTGTGCTGCCATTGCCATTCATTTGCTGGAAAAGCACAATATCTCGCTGGAGTTTACCAAATATATTCGCCCCATTGCTGTAGGCTTTGTTGCTTTTGCTGCTTACCGCATCAGCTTTAAAGTAATCCAATCTAAAATCAGCCTTTTTTTAATGGTGGTATCGGCGGTGGTTTCATTCTTTATCAGAACTCCTTATGTATTTCCCATCCTGCTGCTGGCAGCCGGCTGCGTAACAGCCTTCGATTATAAAAAGCACCCTAAGCAGGAGAAAGATCCTTTTCAGGTGAACTGGTCTAACTTTCTGCTGTGGGCTGGTGTACTCATTACTGCTGCGGTTTTGGGTGGCCTTACCAATTCGTTGCCGGTAAGGCTGTTCGAGAATTTTTACAGGAACGGCAGCCTTATTTTTGGCGGAGGCCAGGTACTGGTACCACTGCTGTACACAGAATTTGTAGAATTCAAGCATTATCTCACTTCAGAAGAGTTCCTGACTGGCTACGGCATTGCCCAGTCGCTACCGGGCCCAACTTTTTCTTTTGCAGCTTACATTGGTGCCATGAGTATGCAAGATGGCGGCATCGGCAGGCAACTACTGGGCGCTTTTGTAGCATCTGCCGGCATTTTCCTGCCTGGCACTTTTCTGATCTTCTTTGTAATCCGCTTCTGGAACAGGCTTAAGCAATACAGGCCTGTTAAAGCTTCTCTGGATGGCATAAATGCTGCCAGTGCCGGCCTTGTGATCGGCGCAGCCATTTTATTGTTTGAGCCTATCCAGAATACCCCGGTCAACATAGGCTTTATACTTGTAACCTTTGGACTGTTGCTATTAAGCAGGGTTCCCTCTGCCCTTATTGTGCTGGTAGGCTTATTAGCAGGATGGATCTTTTGA